The sequence GGATTGTGATGGGGAAGAGGTATGTTAATGGAGGTGGAGAAGAAGGGAGGGAGTTTAGAAGGATTGTGGAGGCGGTGTTCTTTTTGAGTGGGAAACTTTGCATGGATGACTTCTTGCCTTGGTGGGTGGCGAGGTTGTTTGGAGGTGGTTTGAAAGAGAGGATTGTGAAGTTAGGGAAGGATATGGACGAGTTGCTGCAGAGCTTGATGGATGAACGACGACAGCGAAGGAAGGAGGTGGAGGAGATGGCAGTGATCGATGTCTTACTTGGGTTGCAGGAGAAGGATCCAGGGTTTTGCTCCGACGTGATCATCAAAGGGATTCTTTTGGTATGCATGCATGGCACTATATTGCCCAttttactactactactactactattattattattattattgaatctACCAGAAGTTATTAATTAATACGAACTTATTAATTGAGAACATGAATATAATTGACTCATGATCTttattttctctgttttttttgtACATACAGACTCTAATATCAGGAGGGACTGATTCAGTAGCTGGAACTTTAGAATGGGCATTAGTTCTGCTGCTTAACCATCCAGAAATATTAAACAAAGCAAGAGATGAAATAGCCATGCAAGTAGGCACTGAACGTTTGGTCACAGACACAGACCTCCCTAAACTCAGTTATCTtcacaaaatcatcaaagaaaCTCTGAGACTATTCCCAGCATTTCCTGCTCTCCTCCCTCATGAATCATCAGAGGACTGCACCATCTCTGGTTTTGATATCTCCTCCGGCACAGTGCTCCTTGTTAATGCTTATGCCATTCATAGAGACCCTGAGCTTTGGAAAGACCCACTCAAGTTTGATCCAGAGAGGTTTGATTGTAAGGTTGGAGACCAAGGGAAAGACTTCAAATACATAGCTTTTGGGTCTGGAAGGAGAGGATGCCCTGGGGAAGGGTTTAGCAAAAGGATGTTGATGCTGACTTTGGGGTCTTTGATTCAGTGCTTTGAATGGGAGAGAATTGGAGAAGAGCTTGTTGATTTAGATGAAGGTGAAGGGTTTGCTATTCCTAAGGCTAACCCTTTGGAAGTTATTTGCAAACCAAGGCCACATATGCTCCATCTTCTGTCCCAACTTTAACCAACTATATCTGTGGAAAAATCTTGCAAATGTATTCACAAGatgaaacaaattaataattgtAATCTCCCTTGTTTTCACTGTTTTTGATTACCTATATTGTTAgagtaattattaattatttaagaaaatatgaatttgaatatttaaattttgggATCGGGTGCAAGTAGCTCAACTTTTGTATTGAATCAAGTTTACAAAATATGTTTGTTTGGTATCCGGGAAGTATAatcattattaaattatcaaataaagaatAGTACTTGTATTAATTTctctttctaatatatatatatattattacctaaATGGTAGCAAAattgaaacatatgattatttaattatcaagaTAACAAACCACGACATgccaaaacattttttttttttttttgaaaaaggtggataaaccactgtttattgaaaataagaagAACACACCagtaaaacaaacaacaaagaaaaacagaGCTAAGAGTTTTCACAAGAAGTGTAGAGCTCagaaatagaaaatacaagagagcaaataaaaaagaaaacaaggtaaGGCAGCTGGGAAAAGGAAGAAATCCGACTGTAGTCACAGGACAATCCGAGCTGCGGAGTGGAGTAGATTACTCCTGATTCAGTTGAGAGTCAGTGTTGCCGATGTAGTCTTCAGTCCGAGCGCTCAGGAAGTCGAGGGAGCGCTTAATCTTCAGAGAAGCTTCGTTGAGATTTTGCTGATTGGGAAGAGGAGCTGTAGAAATCCAAGCAACCATcatattagaaattttgaataaattatgaGTAAAAGGTAAAGCAGTGCATTGGAAAATGCGcatatttctttcaagccaaataaTCCAAATAATGGCTCTAGAAAGTAAATCCCACAGCAGTCTAATGTTTGAGTGTAATGAAGGTATCCAGTTGGTCCAGATGATTGAGACAACATAAGGTAAATCTGGTAGCTCAAGGGCGTTAGAGAAGAAGGACCAAATACGGTTAGAATAAAAACAGTCCAAGAATAAATGTTCCACTGTTTCTGAATCATTATGATAGAGAAAGCAAGTGTCAGTGGCATTAGGATTGCACCCCTTTCTAAAGAGGTTTTTTAGAGTATGAATTTTGTTGTCCCAAATAAGCCAGCAAAAAAGTGTAATTTTGCTTGGACAatgaattttctaaaatttaggGTATAGCGGACATCGTAATCCTCCATCAATTAGAAATTTGTAGAAGGATTTAACTGAGAAAATGCCGTTCTTTTCAAGTGTCCTGGTAGAGGAGTCTTGCTGATCTTGATTACAATCTGGAATTAAGCTTAAGAAATTGGCTAAATCTGCTCGTGAAACAGTATGAAAAAGATTCTCAGCAGAATTGCGAAGGCATGAGAAGAGTCTTAAGGAAATCCACTGTTGAGAACAGTCGTTGATAAGGGTTGGCCAAAGATCCTTAAGAGCATGTTCCCCTAACCATCTGTCAAACCAAAGAAGAGTATCATTGTCATCTTTAACAGTTTTGGTAATACATGATCTAAAAGATGGAAGGGAGGTAATGACACCGGCCCAAAAAAAGGATTTGTTCCTTGGAGGAGTATGAAACAAAGTTCCAGGTAGGTTAAAGGTGTAATTGGATCTGATGATTTTGGCCCAGCACAAGTTAGAATTAGTAGTgagtttccaccaccattttccaagaagGCAATATTGAATTCATGAAGGTTGAGGATTCCCCAACCGCCCATGGAACGAGGCCTACAAATCCGATTCCAAGCAACCAGTCTACCTCCTTTAGAGTTCAAGTCAGAACCTTTCTAAAGGAAGTCCCTACGAGTCTTATCAATTTCTTTAATAACCCAAATAGGGAGTTTGAAGACTGTCATCCAGTAAACAGATATTGTGGATAGTACCGAGTTGATAAGTGTAAGTCGACCCCCCAGGGATAAGTAAGTGGTTTTCCACGAGGCAAGTCTCACTTGGATGGTCTGAATGAGTTTATTCCAATCCTGACACCTGGATCATCTACCAGAGAGAGGGACTCCTAAGTAGGTAATAGGAAGGCAGTCTCTGTTGCAGTTGAGAATTGCTGCAAAGGAAACATTTGGTTGGAAACCAAAGTTTGTTGAGTAAAGGCAGCTTTTCGAGAAGTTAATAGATAAACCAGAGGCTCCTTCAAAGAGGTAGAGGATTAGTTTGATGATGTGAAGGTCATC comes from Dioscorea cayenensis subsp. rotundata cultivar TDr96_F1 chromosome 15, TDr96_F1_v2_PseudoChromosome.rev07_lg8_w22 25.fasta, whole genome shotgun sequence and encodes:
- the LOC120277821 gene encoding cytochrome P450 81Q32-like is translated as MNTLVFYGATIALAIIIFWRLFHGVKKEEVHRRRSRAPPTIPGSLPLLGHLHLMRHPVHQRLAGYAASYGPILSLRFGSRPVLIVSSAAIAEECLVAKGTAFANRPQLTFSQIFGYDYTAVDVAPYGPHWRSLRRIMAQEVLSQARVTSFAGVREDEVKGLLGKLCNNPGRVAMRAYLYDLTFNFMVRIVMGKRYVNGGGEEGREFRRIVEAVFFLSGKLCMDDFLPWWVARLFGGGLKERIVKLGKDMDELLQSLMDERRQRRKEVEEMAVIDVLLGLQEKDPGFCSDVIIKGILLTLISGGTDSVAGTLEWALVLLLNHPEILNKARDEIAMQVGTERLVTDTDLPKLSYLHKIIKETLRLFPAFPALLPHESSEDCTISGFDISSGTVLLVNAYAIHRDPELWKDPLKFDPERFDCKVGDQGKDFKYIAFGSGRRGCPGEGFSKRMLMLTLGSLIQCFEWERIGEELVDLDEGEGFAIPKANPLEVICKPRPHMLHLLSQL